In Fusarium verticillioides 7600 chromosome 4, whole genome shotgun sequence, the following proteins share a genomic window:
- a CDS encoding aspartyl-tRNA(Asn)/glutamyl-tRNA (Gln) amidotransferase subunit B, protein MSRISTSILSRYLLKGQVPRQGCISTRHASRHTSLPSAAIAIANTTRRLHAAPEVVTPCPEQPVPLRKQLKDEAKKAKKQGKKKPKGDSQTVHGWELTVGIEIHAQLNTARKLFSPAVTSFNDEPNSHVALFDVAMPGSQPLFQKETLIPALRAALALNCEVQEVSRFDRKHYFWWDQPSGYQITQYYEPFAKNGHITLLARDGISPQDGESVTIGIKQVQLEQDTAKTLAQAGKVQWLDFNRVGVPLIEIITEPELHHPRTAAVLVRKIQMLLNTVDACVSGMETGGLRADVNVSVRRTDGSNPSLGTRTEIKNLSTIKAVEDAIIAERDRQIRELEAGRSIPSETRGWSIGSTETRRLRGKEGEVDYRYMPDPDIAPLVIGNDLVGHLRQSLAVTPDSELDTLIARFGLTAKDALSLINLENGSRVQYYYKVLHSIQGKFSEDFSEAEMPEVKSYSALVGNWIIHELGRLTTYKAGPLAARDLTFTPQGDCEQVPDSDLSQLLYHLIRKQITGKVAKELLFAIYLKEIEGGVTQAITENDLWFNEIPEEEYEQLADEAMEGEHKILEEFASSETFPQGKLMFLVGKMMRLGPTERIVPANAERVMRAKVEGLRDR, encoded by the coding sequence ATGTCACGAATATCAACGTCTATCCTCAGCAGGTATCTGTTGAAAGGACAGGTACCTCGTCAAGGGTGTATCAGTACGCGCCATGCATCCAGACACACATCACTACCATCGGCAGCGATAGCCATCGCCAATACGACAAGGCGGCTGCATGCTGCTCCTGAAGTTGTCACACCATGTCCCGAGCAACCAGTGCCTTTACggaagcagctcaaggatgaagccaagaaggccaagaagcaaggcaaaaagaagccaaagggTGATTCTCAAACTGTTCATGGCTGGGAATTGACCGTTGGTATCGAGATTCACGCTCAGTTGAACACTGCCCGCAAGTTATTCTCGCCAGCTGTCACATCTTTCAACGATGAACCCAATAGCCATGTTGCTCTTTTCGATGTTGCTATGCCAGGAAGCCAGCCCTTATTCCAAAAGGAAACCTTAATTCCCGCTTTGCgtgcagccttggccttgaactGCGAAGTCCAAGAGGTCAGTCGATTTGACCGGAAACACTATTTCTGGTGGGATCAGCCCTCTGGATACCAGATCACTCAATACTATGAGCCCTTTGCCAAGAATGGACATATTACGCTTCTAGCTCGAGATGGAATTTCTCCTCAAGATGGCGAAAGTGTGACGATCGGAATCAAGCAGGTTCAGCTCGAGCAGGATACTGCCAAGACGCTGGCTCAGGCTGGCAAGGTTCAATGGCTCGACTTCAACCGTGTTGGTGTTCCTCTTATTGAGATTATTACTGAGCCCGAACTTCACCACCCTCGTACTGCTGCCGTCCTTGTGCGAAAGATTCAGATGCTGTTGAATACCGTCGATGCCTGCGTATCGGGTATGGAAACAGGAGGTCTGCGAGCTGATGTCAACGTTTCTGTTCGACGAACTGATGGATCAAACCCATCTCTCGGCACAAGAACCGAAATCAAGAACCTGAGTACCATCAAAGCGGTTGAGGACGCTATCATTGCAGAGCGTGACCGTCAAATCCGCGAGTTAGAAGCCGGACGCTCTATTCCCAGTGAAACTCGCGGTTGGTCTATAGGGTCTACTGAAACACGGCGACTGCGTGGAAAAGAGGGCGAAGTTGACTATCGATATATGCCAGACCCTGATATCGCGCCTCTTGTCATTGGAAACGACCTTGTAGGCCACTTGCGTCAGTCCCTGGCTGTCACTCCTGATTCGGAGCTGGACACTCTGATTGCCCGATTTGGTCTTACGGCCAAGGATGCGTTGTCTCTGATTAACCTGGAGAATGGCTCACGTGTTCAATACTACTATAAGGTCCTTCACTCCATCCAGGGCAAGTTTTCGGAAGATTTCAGCGAGGCCGAGATGCCCGAGGTCAAGAGCTATTCTGCTCTGGTGGGTAACTGGATCATACACGAACTTGGCCGTCTGACTACCTACAAGGCTGGCCCACTTGCAGCCCGAGATCTGACATTCACGCCACAAGGAGACTGTGAGCAAGTTCCTGACTCAGACCTGTCACAGCTCCTTTATCATCTGATACGCAAACAAATCACGGGCAAAGTTGCCAAGGAActtctctttgccatctATCTAAAGGAGATCGAAGGTGGAGTCACTCAGGCAATTACAGAGAACGATTTGTGGTTCAACGAGATTCCTGAAGAGGAATATGAGCAGTTGGCTGATGAGGCCATGGAAGGAGAGCACAAGATCTTAGAAGAGTTCGCTAGCTCAGAGACATTTCCTCAGGGCAAGCTCATGTTCCTTGTGGGAAAGATGATGCGACTCGGACCTACTGAGCGCATTGTTCCTGCAAATGCTGAACGTGTCATGAGGGCAAAGGTAGAGGGTCTTCGAGACCGGTGA